Part of the Streptomyces europaeiscabiei genome is shown below.
GAGAACCGGTGTCCACTCTTTCGCGACCTGGGGGCATTGGTCCAACAGAAGAATCCGATGGGATTCAGCGCCTACGCTTCTCAGTCATGGAACTCCGCCATCTCCAGCACTTCGTCGCGGTCGCCGAGGAGGAGCACTTCACCCGGGCCGCCGAACGGTTGCTGGTCTCCCAGTCGGGTCTGTCCGCCTCCGTACGGGCCCTGGAGCGCGAGTTGCGGACGCCGCTGTTCGTGCGGACGACCCGCAGGGTGACGCTCACACCGGCCGGGCGGGCGCTGCTGACCGAGGCGGAGCGGATCCTGGCGCAGGTGCGGTCCGCCCGTGAGGCGGTGGCCGCGGTGCAGGGTGTGCTGCGCGGCATGCTCGCGCTCGGATCGGAACAGTGCGTGGCCGGGCTGCATGTGGCGGGGCTGCTCGCCGCGTTCCGGCGCCTCCATCCGGATGTGGAGATCTGTCTGCGGCAGGCCGGCTCGGGCGCGCTCGCGGAGGAGGTCGCGAGCGGGCGGCTCGATCTGGCGTTCGCCGTGCGGACGGCTCAGGAGGACACCGACCAGCTGCGTGTCGTACCGCTGTCCAGCGAACCGATGACCGTCCTGTGCCACCCCAGCCACCGCCTCGCGGCCGCCGGCGCCGCCGTGACCCCGGAGGAACTGGGCGGCGAGGTCTTCGTCGACTTCCACCCGGACTGGGGCCCGCGCCGCACCACCGACGCGGTCTTCGCCGCCGCGGGCGTCCGCCGGGCCGTCGCCCTGGAGGTCAACGACGTACACAGCCTCCTCGAACTCGTCGACGAGAACCTCGGCATCGCCGTCGTCCCGCGCCATTACCGGCACAAGCGCGACTCCCTCACCGCCCTCGCCGTCAAGGGCACCGGCGAGACGGTGTACGAGACGGTCGCCCTGCTGCCGCCCCCGCAGGCGACGAGTCCGGCGGCGCGCGCCCTGATGGAACTCCTCGATGCCTCGGTCGAGTGTCGTGAGGTCAATCCGTGAGGGGCGCCCACTGGTGCTGCCCGGTGTCGTACGTGTAGCGCGGCAGTCCCTTGATCCCGGTCGTGCGGAACGGGCGGCCGTTGTCGTCGATCCGGACCGTGCCGGTTCGGCCCTCGGAGGACCACTCCAGCTCCAGGTACCAGAGGCAGTCACAGGTCTCGGTCTGCGCGCTGACCGTCAGGACCTCCGAGTCCTCGGCCGACACACTGTACGGAAAACGCACGGCGGGGAGCGGTACGTCCAGGTCGGCGCCGTCGACCGGGCGGGCGATCGGCCGGTTCTTGTCCAGGTCGACGTCGAAGTACCGGGGGCTGACACGTCCTCCGCAGCCCTGGTCCATCGCGTAGGCGTTGCCCTCGGCGGGAGCCGTGCGTCCGACGACGCGCACCCGCAACGCCGTCAGGACGACGGCCGCGGACGTCCGCCCCTGCACCGTGATCTCCACGATCGTGTTCCGCCCGTGCACGGCCTGCTGCGTCGCGGCCCAGGCGCCCGCGTCCTGCGGCGCCGGCGGCGGGGGCACCTTCTTCGGCGGCTTGGCGATGACGTAGTCGTGGCCACAGCCCAGCTTCCACAGCTGGGAGTTCGCCGTCCAGGTGAGGGGCACCCCGGTGGCCGGGGGCCGCCGCTCCTCGGTGTCGTCGTTCTTCGTGGGGGTGCTTCCGGGCTTCGTGGGCGTGGGTGAGGGAGTGCCCGGAGGGCTCTTCGTGGTGTCCGGCGAGGGGGACGGGCTCGTGGGTGCGATCGACGGGCGCTGGGCTCCTGCCATCGTGCGGGAGGGTGCCGGGTCGCCGCCCTGTGCGCCGTCCGCCGGGGGACGGCCGGACGGCAGGGCGGCGAGGGTGCCCAGGATGGCGAGGAGCACCGCGGTGACCGCCGCACCGACGAGGGCGCGCCGACGGCGGTTCCAGGGGCGCCGGGGCGGGAGCGGGGCCGAGAGGACGTCCGGTCGGGTCGGTTTCGTGAGGGGCGGCTCCTGGGCCGACGACCGGCCTGGCTCGGCGGGATCGGCGGGATCGGCCGGCCCGACGGAATCGACCAGCCCGGTGGGCTCGACCGGTTCGCAGGGACCCGCCGACCCGGCAGGTTGGACCGACAGGACAGGTTCGGCCGGCTGGGCCGATTCCGTCGGCGTCGACGAACCGGACCCCGCATCACCGGACCCTGCCCCAGGCGTACGTGCCCGCTGCCGTGCCGCCACCGCCAACAGCCACAGCCGGTGGAGTTCCAGCCGCTCCTCCCCCGTCGCCCCGCAGAGCGCGGCGAAGCGCTCGACGGGCGCGAAGTCGAGGGGGACGGTGTCCCCCGCGCAGTACCGGTGCAGCGTGGAGGTGTTCATGTTGAGACGCCGGGCCAGCTGCCCGTAGCTGCGGTCCGTGCGTTCCTTGATACGCGTGAGCGACGCCGCGAATTCCTGGACGTCGTCCCGGGCTGCCGACACTGTTCCCCCGTGTCCTCCTGTCCCGGGACGGCATCCCAGGCGCTTCATATATGTGCACGTCAGAAGGGCTGGGATGGTTCCATGGTCGCGGATCTGGCGTCGGGCGTTGCGCCCACCCCCGGCGACGGCTGATGCTCTTGGTGTCGCACCGACCAGGGCCGGACTGACCATCCGGCGTCGGTGGCGCAGATGCACCACGCACTCATCCACGTACCCGATCGGGTACTCGTTCACGGGGGACACCCATGCCCAAGCGCACCCGAGCAAACGTGCTCACCGCACTCGTCGTCGCCGGTCTCACCGCGGGCTCCGCACTCGCCGCCGGCGCCGTACCGGCGGCCGCCGCGAAGGCGAGCAGCGCACCGAAGTTCCTGTCGGCGTCCCAGCTCCCGCCGCACCCCACGTCCTCCTGGACGGCGGGCAGGATCGAGGACGGCGTCCCGGAGGTGTTCCAGTACTGCCTGGGCGACGCGCTCCTGGCCTACGACGCCCGGCACCGCTCCTTCCGCACCGACCTGGAGACCGGCGCCAACCAGCTCATCGTCGTCGCCGGCAGCAACAGCAAGGCCAAGGCTCTCGCCACCCGGCTGAACAAGGACTTCCGGGACTGCGTGAGCGAGTCCTCCGACCCGGACGTCAAGGCCGAGTACCGGGACTTCGGGACGCTGCCCGTCGAGGAGGGCGCCCGCGTCCACGGTGTGGCCACCGTCGCGTCCTGGGGGGCCATGGACATCCGGCTCCTGTCGGTGGGCCGGGACGGCCGGACCGTCACCGTCGTGGACTGGGGACAGATGGGCGGCTTCAAGGACGCGCCGGTCAAGGCCTTCAAGAAGACGACGACCACCGCCGTCAACAAGCTCCACTGACCGCGGACCACCGCGAGAAGCCGGGGCCGCCCGCCCGCACAGGCCGAGGGGGGCCGGGCGGGCGGCCCCGCACCACTGAGACCACGACACCAGTTACAGCTACAGCTACAGCTACAGCTACAGCACGACCATGACCAGAAAACGGGGAACACACATGACCGGCACGCGCACCACCCGTCGTACCGCTCTGGCAGCGGGCCTCGCCCTGGCCCTAGGCCTCGGTGTGACGGCCACCGCGTCCGCGGGCGCCCCGCGCACCGTCACCGGCAAGCCGACCGACCCGATCACCCGCATCGCCGACTTCTACGGCGCCTACATCGACGCCCAGAGCGACCCGGACGGCGGCGGCAAACTCACCGAGGAACTGCGGAAGTACTACCTGACGCCCGCCCTGCGGAAGGAACTCAAGGCCTGGGAGGCCAAGAACCACGCGGACGGTGTTCTGCGCGCCCAGAACGTGCCCGTCCAGTGGAAGGTCACCGACAACGGCACCGCGAACTACACCGAGGCCGGCATCACCTTCACCTGGGGCGACGGCAGGACCAGCAAGCTGGTCGTGGACATGACCCGCGACCTCAAGATCTTCCACATCGGCACGAAGGGCGCCGCCGGAAGCTGACGGACTCCTCGCGGTGCGCGTCGAGGGGGTGGTCCGTCGAAGGGGTCGTCCGTCGAAGGGGCGGTGCGGGCGCGGCCCCGATGCCCGATGGTGGACGTATGGATGCGAAGGACGTTCTCATCGACGCGTACGGCCGGATCAAGGAGGGGGTCCACGCCGCCGTGGACGGACTGTCCCCGGCGGAACTCCGCGCCCGGCCCGCCTCCGACGCCAACTCCGTCGCCTGGCTGGTGTGGCATCTCACCCGGATCCAGGACGACCATGTGGCCGATGCCTCCGGGCTCGACCAGGTCTGGCTGTCCCAGGGCTGGGAGAGGCGTTTCGGGCTGGCTCTGGCCGCCCGGGACACGGGCTACGGGCACACCACGGCGCAGGTGGCCGAGGTGCGGGTCGACTCGGGGGACCTGCTCACCGGCTACTTCGACGCCGTGCACGAACGGACACTCGCGTTCGTGCACGGCCTCGGCGCCGACGGCCTCGACCGGATCGTGGACGAGCGGTGGACGCCGGCCGTCACCCTCGGCGTACGCCTGGTCAGTGTCCTGGCCGACGATCTTCAGCATGTCGGCCAGGCAGCGTACGTACGGGGACTGGTTCAGCGCGCGGCGGCCGAGGCGTAGCCCGGCAGAACGACGTCCTGGATGAGGGCGTTGCGCTCGTCGAACGGGATGAAGGCGCTCTTGAGGGCGTTGACGGTGACCGTGCGCAGGTCGTCGAGGGTCCAGCCGGCCTCGTCGACGAGCAGGGTCATCTCACGGGTCATCGTGGTGCCCGAGACCAGACGGTTGTCGGTGTTGAGGGTGACGCGGAAGCCGAGGTCCCTCAGCTCCGTGATCGGGTGCTCGGCGATGGAGGTGGCCGCGCCGGTCTGCAGGTTGGAGGTGGGGCACATCTCCAGGGCGACCCGGCGGTCGCGGGCCCAGGAGGCGAGGCGGCCGAGCTTGCCGTCGACGATGTCCTCGGTGATGCGGACGCCGTGGCCGATGCGCTGGGCGCCGCAGACCTGCAGGGCCTGGTGGATGCTGGGCAGACCGTGGGCCTCGCCGGCGTGGATGGTGAACGGGACGCTCTCGCGGCGCAGGTGCTCGAAGGCGGCCAGGTGGTCGGCGGGCGGGAAGCCGTCCTCGGCGCCCGCGATGTCGAAGCCGACGACGCCGGCGTCCCGGAAGGCGACCGCCAGGTCGGCGGCCTCGCGGACCCGGTCGAACATGCGCATCCCGCACAGGATCGTGCCGACCCGGACCGGGGTGCCCTGGGCCGCAGCCTTGGCCGTACCGGCGGCCAAGCCCTCCTGCACGGTCTCGACGACCTCGCTCATCGTGAGCCCACCCCGCGTGTTCAGCTCGGGGGCGTAGCGCACCTCGCCGTAGACGACACCGTCGGCGGCCAGGTCGAGCACGTACTCCTCAGCGGTGCGCAGGAGACCCTCACGGGTCTGCAGCACGGCGAGGGTGTGCTCGAAGGTGGCTATGTAGCGCACCAGGTCACCGGAGTTGGCGGCCTCGTAGAACCAGGCGGCGAGGGCCTCCGGATCGGTCTCCGGGAGGGTGTGACCGGCCTCCGCCGCGAGCTCCACGAGCGTGGCGGGGCGCAGACCGCCGTCGAGGTGGTCGTGCAGGACGGCCTTGGGGAGGCGGCGGATGGTGTCGGCGTCGATACGGGGCGCGGTCATGGCGTTCGTTCCTCGTGGTGCGGTGGTGGGGCTGGAGCGGGTGACCGAGTAACTCGGTCGGCGGCGGGCGCCCGAGCGGCGCAGGGCTGCCCGGTCAGTCGGTGGCGGGCTGGAGGAGATCCCAGCGGTTGCCGTACAGGTCCTCGAAGACGGCGACCGAGCCGTACGGCTCGTGGCGCGGCTCCTCCAGGAACCTGACGCCCGCGGCGAGCATCCGGGCGTGGTCGCGGGCGAAGTCGTCGGTGTGCAGGAAGAAGCCCACTCGTCCGCCGGTCTGGTCTCCGACCCGGCCGCGCTGGGCCTCGTTCTTGGCCCTCGCGAGCAGCAGTCCGCCGCTCTGCCCGTCGCTTCCCGGTTCGACGACGACCCAGCGGCTGCCGTCGGGCCTCGGTTCGTCCTCGACGAGCCGGAAGCCGAGCGCTTCCGTGTAGAAGCGGATCGCCTCGTCGTAGTCGTGGACCACGAGGGTGACCAGGGCCATGCGTCTCATCGGGGCCTCTCGGGTGGGGCGCGAACGGCGCGGAGATCGGACGAAGCCCGCACGGGGATCGAGTGGTGATCGTCCGAGAGCCGCTCGGGGTTCCCGGGAGGTTATACGTAACACGCACCGGACGGCAAATAGTATTTTCTCCGTACGGCGCTCGGGAGGTCGTGCCCAGGGCGGGCGGGGTGCCCCACGGCACGACTGAGGCCCCCTGCCGCGCAGGGGACCTCGGGAATCGGGCGGGCCGGAGCCCCGGGTCACTCGCCCGGCGACGCCTTGCGGAGAGCGGCGATGCAGGTGTTGAGGGCCTGCTGGAGGTCCTCAAGCCGCTGGAGCATGTCGTCCTCGTAGATGGCGTCGAGGTCGACGGCGTCGTCGAGCGTCAGCTCCTCGAAGACCTTCGTCGCCTTCTGGAGACTGCTGTAGAACTTCGTCCGGCGCTCCTGGACCCTCAGCTCCGGGTCCGCCTCGACGGTCTGGACGACGAGTTCCTTGACGGTGTCGTACGCCTCCGTCGCCCACTCGCCGGTGTCCTCGTCGTCGTCCAGCTCGTCGATGAGGGACAGATGCCGCTCGGCCTCGGCGCGCAGCTCCGCGGTGGCGTCGATCACCTGTCCGGCCGGGGTCTTGACCTGTCCGTTCTCCACGATCTGCCGGACGTACCCGATACGGCTCGCGGCCTGGGTCTCGTTCGCGACGGCCTTCTTCAGTTCGTCGGTGCGGGCGATGTCACGGGCCAGTTCCGTCTGCAGGGAGGGGTCCTCCTTGAGACGGTCGAGGAGCGCGGTGCGGGCCGCCTGCGCGGTGGACGGGTCGGCGAGGATCGCGGCGCGCAGCGCGGTCGGGTTCTCGGCGACCTCCAGCGCCTTGGTCGGGCGGATGCCCTCGGCCTCGGCCGCCGCCGTGATCGCGGTGCCGCGGTCGGAGGTCGCGCCGGACCGGGAGCTGTAGTACGTCAGCCAGACGTCCGAGTCCGGGAGGTCGATCTCCTCGCCGGGGGCCAGCGCCTCGAAGTGCGGGACCATGCCGTCGTCGGCCGCCTTGTCCCACGCCTTGTAGTACCGCATGACCCGCTCCGGCGAGCACCCGGCCAGTTCGGCGAACCGCTTCGCCGACACCTTCGACGTCTCGCCCGCCGTCTCCCCTCCGGGCCGCACGCTCCGCGCCACCTTCAGCGCGAACGCCCAGCCCCCGGTGCGCGCGTACACCCCGAAGTCCCGGGCGTCGCGGGCGACCTGCTCGTCCACGGCGTCGACGGGGGTGTCATCGCCGGACGCCTGCGCGGGGGCCTCGTCATCGGGCGTCTGTGCGAGGATCTCGTCACCGGATGCCTGCGCGGGGATCTCGCCGGTGGACGGCAGAGCGGCGGCCGCCTCGTCGGACGACTGCGTGGCGGCTTCCTCGTCGGACGACCGCGCGGGAGTCTCACCTCCGGACGACCGCGCCGGCACCTCACCGGCGGGCGCGTCCGTGGGGGTCTCGTCCCCGGCCGTGCCCGGCTCGACCCAGAACCCCTCGTCCCGCGACGGAACTTCCCCGGCCGCGGGCGTCTCGTCGGCGGGCGGTACGGCCGATGCGGAGTGGGCGGTGGCTACGCTCACGAGTGACTCTCCCGGGTGGTGACGGACGGCAGGGGCGGAACAGGCAGCCTATATGAACCTGTTGGTGCTGCTTTGCCCCGACGCCTCGCCCCGGTGTACGGCGTCCAGCCGGGCCACCTCGTCCGCCGTGAGCCGGAGGGCGCCTGCGGCGATGTTCTCGGCCAGGTGGTCCGGATCTCCCGTGCCGGGGATGGCGAGGACGTGCGGTCCCTGGTGGAGGGTCCAGGCGAGGCGGATCTGCGCGGGGGTGGCGTCGTGGGCGCGGGCCACGGCGAGCAGTTCGTCGTCGTGCTCGGTGCTCGCGCCGCCCTCGGGACCGGCGTCACCGGCGATCGCGTAGAACGGGACGAACGCGATGCCCTGTTCGCCGCAGACGCGCAGCACCTCGTCGGCGGCGGGGTCGGGGGTGTGCAGGCCGAACCGGTTCTGGACGCAGACCACCGGCGCGATCGCCCGGGCCTCCGCGAGGTGGCGGGGTTCGACGCCGGAGACGCCGAGATGGCGGATGAGCCCGGCCTCCCTCAGCTCGGCCAGCGCGCCGAAGTGCTCGGTGATGGATTCCTGGCGCATCCGGCGCAGATTGACGACGTCGAGGTGGTCG
Proteins encoded:
- a CDS encoding LysR family transcriptional regulator encodes the protein MELRHLQHFVAVAEEEHFTRAAERLLVSQSGLSASVRALERELRTPLFVRTTRRVTLTPAGRALLTEAERILAQVRSAREAVAAVQGVLRGMLALGSEQCVAGLHVAGLLAAFRRLHPDVEICLRQAGSGALAEEVASGRLDLAFAVRTAQEDTDQLRVVPLSSEPMTVLCHPSHRLAAAGAAVTPEELGGEVFVDFHPDWGPRRTTDAVFAAAGVRRAVALEVNDVHSLLELVDENLGIAVVPRHYRHKRDSLTALAVKGTGETVYETVALLPPPQATSPAARALMELLDASVECREVNP
- a CDS encoding helix-turn-helix domain-containing protein, with protein sequence MSAARDDVQEFAASLTRIKERTDRSYGQLARRLNMNTSTLHRYCAGDTVPLDFAPVERFAALCGATGEERLELHRLWLLAVAARQRARTPGAGSGDAGSGSSTPTESAQPAEPVLSVQPAGSAGPCEPVEPTGLVDSVGPADPADPAEPGRSSAQEPPLTKPTRPDVLSAPLPPRRPWNRRRRALVGAAVTAVLLAILGTLAALPSGRPPADGAQGGDPAPSRTMAGAQRPSIAPTSPSPSPDTTKSPPGTPSPTPTKPGSTPTKNDDTEERRPPATGVPLTWTANSQLWKLGCGHDYVIAKPPKKVPPPPAPQDAGAWAATQQAVHGRNTIVEITVQGRTSAAVVLTALRVRVVGRTAPAEGNAYAMDQGCGGRVSPRYFDVDLDKNRPIARPVDGADLDVPLPAVRFPYSVSAEDSEVLTVSAQTETCDCLWYLELEWSSEGRTGTVRIDDNGRPFRTTGIKGLPRYTYDTGQHQWAPLTD
- a CDS encoding mycothiol transferase, yielding MDAKDVLIDAYGRIKEGVHAAVDGLSPAELRARPASDANSVAWLVWHLTRIQDDHVADASGLDQVWLSQGWERRFGLALAARDTGYGHTTAQVAEVRVDSGDLLTGYFDAVHERTLAFVHGLGADGLDRIVDERWTPAVTLGVRLVSVLADDLQHVGQAAYVRGLVQRAAAEA
- a CDS encoding adenosine deaminase, coding for MTAPRIDADTIRRLPKAVLHDHLDGGLRPATLVELAAEAGHTLPETDPEALAAWFYEAANSGDLVRYIATFEHTLAVLQTREGLLRTAEEYVLDLAADGVVYGEVRYAPELNTRGGLTMSEVVETVQEGLAAGTAKAAAQGTPVRVGTILCGMRMFDRVREAADLAVAFRDAGVVGFDIAGAEDGFPPADHLAAFEHLRRESVPFTIHAGEAHGLPSIHQALQVCGAQRIGHGVRITEDIVDGKLGRLASWARDRRVALEMCPTSNLQTGAATSIAEHPITELRDLGFRVTLNTDNRLVSGTTMTREMTLLVDEAGWTLDDLRTVTVNALKSAFIPFDERNALIQDVVLPGYASAAAR
- a CDS encoding VOC family protein; the encoded protein is MRRMALVTLVVHDYDEAIRFYTEALGFRLVEDEPRPDGSRWVVVEPGSDGQSGGLLLARAKNEAQRGRVGDQTGGRVGFFLHTDDFARDHARMLAAGVRFLEEPRHEPYGSVAVFEDLYGNRWDLLQPATD
- a CDS encoding aldo/keto reductase, yielding MTSSTITASAAGTWTLGDLPVNRVGFGAMRLTGSAAFHLGTPREREGPIAVLRRAVELGVNHIDTAAFYFSSLRSANELINSALGGPYPDDLVVVTKVGPHREYSGEWGTAARPDQLRGHVEENLRQLGRDHLDVVNLRRMRQESITEHFGALAELREAGLIRHLGVSGVEPRHLAEARAIAPVVCVQNRFGLHTPDPAADEVLRVCGEQGIAFVPFYAIAGDAGPEGGASTEHDDELLAVARAHDATPAQIRLAWTLHQGPHVLAIPGTGDPDHLAENIAAGALRLTADEVARLDAVHRGEASGQSSTNRFI